The genomic segment GTCTCCTTCGCGGACCCGGCCGCCACCCTGCGGCAGATCGCCGACGCCGGGCTCGACGTGGTTAAGGTGCAGGCCTCGGCCGCGCTGCACGTCGCCGACCCGGCCGCCGACGACGCGAAAGCCGCACTGGCCGCCTTCGCCGAGCCGCGTTACCTGCACCAGGTGCGTGAACTCGCCGAGGACGGCACCGTGCTGGCGTCGGACGACCTGCCAGAGGCCTCGGCCGAACTCCCCGCGCACGGACCCTGGCGCGTTCACTTCCACATGCCCTTGCACGCCGCCCCGCCGGCCCCGCTGACCAGCACCACCGACGTGCTGACCACGGTGTTCGCCGAACTCGCCGGCGAGCCGCACATCGAGGTCGAGACCTACACCTGGAGCGTGCTCCCGGGTGGCGGGGACGACCTCGCCGGCGGTATCGCCGCCGAGCTGCGCTGGGCACGCGACACCCGAAAGGCTGTTTCATGAAACCCCTGGTAGTGCTCGACGTCGTCGGGCTGACCCCCAAGGCGCTGCGGCACATGCCGAGGCTGTCCGCGCTGGCCAGTTCCGGCTGGCAGGCGGAGCTGGGCACGGTGCTGCCCGCGGTCACCTGCAGCGCCCAGTCCACCTTCCTCACCGGGCTGACCCCGGCCCAGCACGGCATCGTCGGCAACGGCTGGTACTTCCGCGACCTCGGCGAAATCTTCCTCTGGCGCCAGCACAACCGCCTGGTCCAGGGCGAAAAGCTGTGGGAGACCGCGCGCGCCGCGCACCCCGGGTACACCTCGGCCAACGTGTGCTGGTGGTACGCGATGGGCATGACCACCGACGTCACGGTGACGCCCCGGCCGATCTACCACGCCGACGGCCGCAAGTCGCCCGACGCCTACGTGCGCCCGGTCGAGCTGCACGACCAGCTGACCGGTGAGCTGGGCGAGTTCCCGCTGTTCCAGTACTGGGGCCCGACGGCCTCGCTGACCTCGAGCAACTGGGTCATCGGCGCCACCCGCAAGCTTCTGCGGGAAAAAGCACCGGACCTGCTCCTGGCCTACGTGCCGCACCTGGACTACGACCACCAGCGCTTCGGCCCGGACCACCCGCAGGCCGCCGTCGCCGCGCGGGAGCTGGACAACGCGCTGGCCCCGCTGCTCGACGACGCCCGCAACCGGGGCGCGACGGTGGTCGCGCTCAGCGAGTACGGCATCACCAACGTCAGCCGCCCGGTCGACATCAACCGCGCGCTGCGCCGCGAGGGCCTGCTCGAGGTCTACACGCAGGCGGGCATGGAGTACCTCGACCCGTGGACCTCGCGGGCCTTCGCCGTGGCCGACCACCAGGTCGCGCACGTCTACGTCCAGGACCCGGCGGACCTGGAGCGCGTGCGGTCGATCGTCGCCGAGCTGACCGGTGTGGACGAGGTCCTCGACCGCGAAGCCCAGGCCCGCTACGGCCTGGACCACGAGCGCGCCGGTGAGCTGGTCGCGGTCGCGGAGCCGGACTCGTGGTTCACCTACTACTACTGGACCGACGACGACCGCGCGCCGGACTTCGCGCGCGGCGTCGAGATCCACCGCAAGCCGGGCTACGACCCGGCCGAGTTGTTCTTCGACCCCGCCGACCGGCTGGCCAAGGCCAAGGCGGGGTTGAACCTGGCGAAGAAGTTCGCCGGGCTGCGGTACGCGATGAACGTGGTACCGACCGATCCGCGCTGGGTGCGCGGCTCGCACGGCAGGCTGCCCGACTCCGCCGAGGACGGCCCGGTGCTGCTCTGCTCCGAGCCGGGGTTCGAACCGGCGGGGAAGCTGTCCGCCACCGACGTGCACCCGCTGCTGCTGTCGCTCCAGGGCCTCAAGTAACGAAGGAGTAGCTCGATATGAGTCGTCCGATCACGCTGTTCACCGGTCAGTGGGCGGACCTGCCGTTCACCGAGGTCTGCCGGCTCGCCGCCGAATGGGGCTACGACGGGCTGGAGATCGCGTGCTCGGGCGACCACTTCGAGGTCGACCGCGCACTGAACGAAGACGACTACGTGCCCAACCGGCTCAAGCTGCTGGAAGAGCACGGTCTCAAGGTCTGGACCATCTCGAACCACCTGGTCGGCCAGGCCGTCTGCGACGACCCGATCGACGAGCGGCACCAGGCCATCGTGCCGAGCCGCGTCTGGGGTGACGGCGAGCCCGAGGGCGTGCGCCAGCGTGCGGCCGCGGAACTGGCCGACACCGCCAGGGCCGCGGCGAAGCTCGGCGTGGACACCGTCGTCGGCTTCACCGGGTCGAAGATCTGGAAGTACGTGGCGATGTTCCCGCCGGTCTCGCAGGCCGTGATCGACGACGGCTACGAGGACTTCGCGAACCGCTGGAACCCGATCCTGGACGTGTTCGACCAAGAGGGCGTGCGGTTCGCGCACGAGGTGCACCCCTCGGAGATCGCCTACGACTTCTGGACCACGAAGCGGGCGCTGGAAGCGGTCGGGAACCGGCCGGCCTTCGGGCTGAACTGGGACCCCTCGCACTTCGTCTGGCAGGACCTCGACCCGGTCGGCTTCATCCTCGACTTCGCCGACCGGATCTACCACGTGGACTGCAAGGACACCCGGAAGCGGTTCGACGGGCGGAACGGGCGGCTCGGCTCGCACCTGCCCTGGGCGGACCCGCGGCGCGGCTGGGACTTCGTCTCCACCGGGCACGGCGACGTGCCGTGGGAGGACTGCTTCCGCGCCCTGAACTCGATCGGCTACTCCGGGCCGATCTCGGTGGAGTGGGAGGACGCCGGCATGGACCGGCTGCGCGGGGCGGCCGAGGCCGTGACCTTCCTGCGCGGCCTGCTGTTCGACAAGCCCGCGGCGGCGTTCGACGCCGCGTTCAGCAACCAGAAGTGAGGGTCATCTGATGAGCGACAGGTTCCTTTCCCGCCGTTCGATGCTGCGCGGCGCGGCCGGTGCCGCGGTGGCCGGTGGCGCGCTGCTGGCGCTGCCCGGGGCCGCCTCCGCCGGTGGTGGTCACGGGCACGGGCACGGCAGCATCCCGCTGCACCGGATCAGCGTGCAGCTCTACACCCTGCGGTCGCTGCTGGAGAAAGACCTCGAAGGCACCCTCTCGGCGTTGTCCGACATCGGGTACCGCAACGTGGAGATGGCGGGCACCTACGGGCGCAGCGCCACCGAGTTCCGCAAGCTCCTGGACAAGCACCGCCTGCGCGCCACCTCCAGCCACATCGGCATCGACGGTGACGTGGACAAGCTGATCGTGGATGCCAAGATCCTCGGCCACCGGTACTCGGCGGTGCCGTGGGCCAAGTACGAGACGGTCGCCGAGTGGGAGGCCTTCGCCGCGCGGCTGGACAAGGCGGCCAAGGCCTTCGCCAAGGCGGGCATCCAGTTCGGGTACCACAACCACGACCACGAGTTCGCGCTGGTCGAGGGCAAGCGGCCGTTCGACATCCTGGCCAAGGGCACGAACCGGCACTACTGCCACTTCGAGGTGGACCTGTACTGGGCGGTGGTGGCCGGGGTGGACCCGGTGAAGCTGTTCTGGGACCAGCGCGGGCGGGTGCTGCAGTACCACGTCAAGGACCGCGGGGCCGACGGCGGCTGGGCCGACGTGGGCACCGGGAACATCCCGTTCAAGAAGATCTTCGACGGCACGCCCGGCATCCGCGAGTACATCGTGGAACACGACAATCCGGCCGATCCGCTCAAAACCGCCCAGGTCGGCTTCGAGTACCTCCGGAAAGTCCGGTTCTGACGCGCACCGCGCGGGTGTTGTCAGGTCGGTGTGAACGGCGGGCGTAGCGTGGCTCGGGTTGGCAGCAGGCGACACGAGGAGGGCGCTGTGAACACCGAGCAGAACGAGTGGACCGAACCGGTGGCCGAACCGACCGGCCGCCGGGCGGCC from the Amycolatopsis magusensis genome contains:
- a CDS encoding alkaline phosphatase family protein; translation: MKPLVVLDVVGLTPKALRHMPRLSALASSGWQAELGTVLPAVTCSAQSTFLTGLTPAQHGIVGNGWYFRDLGEIFLWRQHNRLVQGEKLWETARAAHPGYTSANVCWWYAMGMTTDVTVTPRPIYHADGRKSPDAYVRPVELHDQLTGELGEFPLFQYWGPTASLTSSNWVIGATRKLLREKAPDLLLAYVPHLDYDHQRFGPDHPQAAVAARELDNALAPLLDDARNRGATVVALSEYGITNVSRPVDINRALRREGLLEVYTQAGMEYLDPWTSRAFAVADHQVAHVYVQDPADLERVRSIVAELTGVDEVLDREAQARYGLDHERAGELVAVAEPDSWFTYYYWTDDDRAPDFARGVEIHRKPGYDPAELFFDPADRLAKAKAGLNLAKKFAGLRYAMNVVPTDPRWVRGSHGRLPDSAEDGPVLLCSEPGFEPAGKLSATDVHPLLLSLQGLK
- a CDS encoding sugar phosphate isomerase/epimerase family protein, which codes for MSRPITLFTGQWADLPFTEVCRLAAEWGYDGLEIACSGDHFEVDRALNEDDYVPNRLKLLEEHGLKVWTISNHLVGQAVCDDPIDERHQAIVPSRVWGDGEPEGVRQRAAAELADTARAAAKLGVDTVVGFTGSKIWKYVAMFPPVSQAVIDDGYEDFANRWNPILDVFDQEGVRFAHEVHPSEIAYDFWTTKRALEAVGNRPAFGLNWDPSHFVWQDLDPVGFILDFADRIYHVDCKDTRKRFDGRNGRLGSHLPWADPRRGWDFVSTGHGDVPWEDCFRALNSIGYSGPISVEWEDAGMDRLRGAAEAVTFLRGLLFDKPAAAFDAAFSNQK
- a CDS encoding sugar phosphate isomerase/epimerase family protein; amino-acid sequence: MSDRFLSRRSMLRGAAGAAVAGGALLALPGAASAGGGHGHGHGSIPLHRISVQLYTLRSLLEKDLEGTLSALSDIGYRNVEMAGTYGRSATEFRKLLDKHRLRATSSHIGIDGDVDKLIVDAKILGHRYSAVPWAKYETVAEWEAFAARLDKAAKAFAKAGIQFGYHNHDHEFALVEGKRPFDILAKGTNRHYCHFEVDLYWAVVAGVDPVKLFWDQRGRVLQYHVKDRGADGGWADVGTGNIPFKKIFDGTPGIREYIVEHDNPADPLKTAQVGFEYLRKVRF